The Acidobacteriota bacterium DNA segment CCAACACGTCGGCGCTGAGAAAGAGAATGATTTTTCCATCCTCAACCAGTTTCTGACACCGCCCGGAAGCCCCCGTTTTTGAAAAGAACGCTTGCCAGAGGATATTGCAATCGAAAACCACCCTGAGCAACTCTGCGGTCACTGGGCATTATCCTTTGCGGGTTTTTCTTGCCAGGCTTTTTCCCGAACGTCATTCAAGAAATCGTCTAACTCATCTTCTGTCATGCCGCTTTCGGCGAATTCCTGACGCACCGGCGCAAGAATTTCATCAACGCTTTTAACAGGTTTCAAGGCTTCCTGCTTCACAACACTCTCAACAAATTCCTTAATATCCTGCCCCAAAGACTGAGCGCGCTGTTGAAGTTTGGCTTGCACCTCCGGCTCAATCGTAATCGTGATGTCCATACGCCCTCCGTTTTCAGGCCGCTTGATTTTCCTGTCTTATCGCGCTTCGATGCGCTATCAAGTTACTCACCTTTCGTCAGTTCATCGACCAATTCTTTCGCGCTGTAGATATTTTTCAAAGCGTACAACATGGCTCTGACATCAACCGACACGGCGCGATTCTGGGTTTCGTCGTAAATGAAATTGCCGACCAGGGATTCGATATTGCCGTCGAAAATCAAACCCACGAGTTCGAGATTTTTATTAATCACCGGAGACCCGGAATTGCCGCCGATGATGTCGTGCGTGGTGACGAAATTGAACGGCGTCTTCATATCAAGCTGAGCTTTTTTCGCTGTCCAGCTTTCGGGAATTTTGTAAGGCTCTTTGTTGCCGTGCGCTGCCGCGTGTTTAAACAGTCCCGCAAAATCCGTAAAGGGCGGAATGAATTTGCCATTTACCGTGTAGCCTTTCACCGCGCCATAAGATAAACGCAGGGTAAAGGTCGCATCCGGGTAGACTTTCGTGCCTTCGACTTCAAACCGCGCTTTGGCAATTTTGGCATAATTGGCGCGTTCGCTCGCCTGCACTTCGGTCTCATATCTCTTGCGCAGTTCACGCGCTTGCGGGTCAATCATTCGGGCAAGGGCAATCATCGCGTCCGTTGATTCCTGAATGGCTTTTGTGCCACCTGCGGCAAGCTGTTTGCGGTACTCAACGTCTTTCAATTTGCTGCCGTCAATGAGTTCAGCGGCGCGGGCTTCGGGCGTTTTACCCGCCAGAACTTTCTGCACCGTCGGATGATTAGCTCCCAGTTCATCGCGCATAAACGCCAGGGCATTTGCGAGTTTGACTTTCTCGAAATCTTCATAAATCGGCGCCGGTGAATAGAGTCCGAGTTCAAGCGACTGGCGGCGCGCATCGGTGTATTCCGGTAGACGTTCGGCGTTAGGCTTTTGACTCTCTTCGGTCAAGCGAACCAGCGCCAGCGCAATGCCGAAAAGTTCGGAATCAAACGCTGCGCCGTTTGATAGCAGGGAATGCTCTTTGAAATACGCGGCAAACATTTTGCGCCCTTTGGCAATCGCGTCCCAGGCATCGGCGAATTCTTTTTTCATTTTCGGGTCGGCTGCAACTCTAGCGCGCAAAGCGGTTTCGGCAGCCTGTTTTTTCGCAAGGATTTTCGGGTCGCGAAGCCCGGCGTATTGCCCGCGCAAGGCTTTCAAACTGTTTTCAATTCCGAAAATATCTTCCTGAGCGCGACGCGATTGTTCATCGCCTTTCTTGCTGTATTCGCGCAAGGCTTTGACCCGCGATTCGAGTAATTTCAAGGTGTAAGGCAAGCCGTTATCGCGCAGATATTCGAGGTGCGCGACGGTATTCAGGCGTTGCGTCGAACCGGGATGCCCGGAGACGAAAACCAGTTCACTCACGCTTGAACCTTTGGTTGACCATTTGAAATAACTCGGACTTTTGATGGGCTTATCATTTTCATAAACGCGGAATAATGCCATATCCAGGTCGTAACGCGGATATTCAAAGTTATCCGGGTCGCCGCCGAAAAAGGCGATGTCAAATTCGGGCGCAAAGACCAACCGCACGTCAGTATATTTTTTATAGCGATACAGGTGATATTGCCCGCCCTGATAGAGCGTGACAACATCGCTTCTGAGTCCGGTTTTTTCCGTTGACTCTTTTTCGATTTCAGCTATCGCGGCGCGGCGCGCAGCGTTGGCTTCGGCAGGCGACGCATTGGCTTTCACTGCGGCATTGACGCGCGTGGTGACGTCTTCGAGGCTGTCGAGGACATTGAGTTCAAGGTCAGGCGCTTTAATTTCTTCGGCATGAGTTTTGGCATAAAACCCGATGCGCACATAATCTTTTTCCGGGGTGGAGATTTTTTGCAGGGTTTCGGAAGCGACGTGATGGTTGGTTAAAACCAGTCCGTCGGACGAAACGAAAGACCCGCTGCCGCCGCTATTGAAGCGCACTGAACCGAGTTGCACTTTTTTCAACCACTCATCGGTCACCTCAAAGCCGTAGCGTTTTTTAATGTCAGCTTTCGGGATGTTATTAAATGTCCACATGCCTTCATCGGCAAATGCCAGGGCGATGTTTGACACGCTGAAAGCAAGAATCAGCAATAGGCTAAATAATTTTTTTAATCGCATTTTATAATCCTCGAATTGAATTGCAGTTTTAATCGGGCTGGTAATCATCTGAACTCGTAGATGCGTAAAAATGAGGGCGAGATGTTCTGACCTCTCGCCCTCTACCATTCCGCTCACTCTTGGAGAAGATGGCAGTTCGCTGCTGCCAATAAAATGATAGCAGATTCGCTCACTGGCGCAACAGGGCTTTCCGGTAAGCCGGATTCAGCCTAGCAACCTAATTTCTAAGCATGGCGACGAGCAGAATCGAAATCGCCGCAGGAGTTATCCCGGGAATGCGCGCTGCCTGCCCGATGGTCATCGGGCGAATGCGCGTGAGTTTTTGTATGACTTCACTCGACAATCCGCCGATTTGCGCGAAATCCATCTCGCGGGGAATTTCCAGATTGTCATAGCGCGCGCGCTTTTTCGCTAAGGTTTCCTGGTCTTTCAAATACCCGGCATAGCGCGTGTCATTGAGCGCAATAACAATTTCCGCATCGGCAATTTCGCCTCCTGCCACTTCGCGCAACAGCGCCGTCAGCTTTTCAATATCGGTATCGTGACGCCGCGCCAGATATTCGAGCTTTTTACCAACCAGATTGTCCTGCGAACCCTCGATAGCTAAATTATTGACGAATGCTTCATCGAGTTCGGAAATTTTCTTGTTCACTAAAATGGTTTTAACGCGCTCGACATTTTCCTGTCTTCGTAAAAACGCCTGATAGTCGGTCTCATCAACCGAACCGATTTGGTAACCTAGCAGCGTAAGCCTCTGGTCGGCGTTATCATATCTGAGCGACAAACGCATTTCGGCGCGTGAGGTGAACATTCTGTAAGGTTCATCTGCGCCTTTGGTAACCAGGTCATCAATCATCACCCCGATATAACTCGACGCCCGGTCAA contains these protein-coding regions:
- a CDS encoding S46 family peptidase gives rise to the protein MRLKKLFSLLLILAFSVSNIALAFADEGMWTFNNIPKADIKKRYGFEVTDEWLKKVQLGSVRFNSGGSGSFVSSDGLVLTNHHVASETLQKISTPEKDYVRIGFYAKTHAEEIKAPDLELNVLDSLEDVTTRVNAAVKANASPAEANAARRAAIAEIEKESTEKTGLRSDVVTLYQGGQYHLYRYKKYTDVRLVFAPEFDIAFFGGDPDNFEYPRYDLDMALFRVYENDKPIKSPSYFKWSTKGSSVSELVFVSGHPGSTQRLNTVAHLEYLRDNGLPYTLKLLESRVKALREYSKKGDEQSRRAQEDIFGIENSLKALRGQYAGLRDPKILAKKQAAETALRARVAADPKMKKEFADAWDAIAKGRKMFAAYFKEHSLLSNGAAFDSELFGIALALVRLTEESQKPNAERLPEYTDARRQSLELGLYSPAPIYEDFEKVKLANALAFMRDELGANHPTVQKVLAGKTPEARAAELIDGSKLKDVEYRKQLAAGGTKAIQESTDAMIALARMIDPQARELRKRYETEVQASERANYAKIAKARFEVEGTKVYPDATFTLRLSYGAVKGYTVNGKFIPPFTDFAGLFKHAAAHGNKEPYKIPESWTAKKAQLDMKTPFNFVTTHDIIGGNSGSPVINKNLELVGLIFDGNIESLVGNFIYDETQNRAVSVDVRAMLYALKNIYSAKELVDELTKGE